In Osmerus mordax isolate fOsmMor3 chromosome 24, fOsmMor3.pri, whole genome shotgun sequence, the following are encoded in one genomic region:
- the LOC136932976 gene encoding E3 ubiquitin-protein ligase KCMF1-like isoform X1, translated as MSRHEGVSCDACLKGNFRGRRYKCLICYDYDLCASCYEGGATTTRHTTEHPMQCILTRVDFDLYYGGEALSVEQPQAYTCPYCGRMGHTESSLQEHVAGEHADTSTEVICPICAALPGGDPNHVTDDFAAHLTLEHRAPRDLDESSGVRHVRRMFHPGRGLGGQRARRSNMHFTSTTTGGLSNTQNSSQSSNYNREAMDPIAELLSQLSGVRRSAGGQVSSGPSASQLQQLQMQLQLERQQAQAARQQLDTARGAPRSAPARAALGTANSNASPNPCPPPGPHPGTHEHNTHAGHNFLLNRLSEPRLSEVDLQECESGWADRGLFVTELLLSTLLLDHNAPAAHHRAGPLRGFADFGAMGCLDVMTLEVALENLNLREATANAVKKQPPPPPPR; from the exons ATGTCCCGTCATGAAG GTGTAAGCTGCGACGCGTGTTTGAAAGGCAACTTCCGAGGGCGGAGATACAAGTGTTTAATCTGCTACGACTACGACCTGTGTGCGTCGTGTTACGAGGGCGGAGCCACcaccaccagacacaccacagaacACCCCATGCAGTGCATACTGACCAGGGTCGACTTCG acctgtactATGGAGGGGAGGCCCTGTCTGTGGAGCAGCCCCAGGCCTACACCTGCCCGTACTGTGGCAGGATGGGCCACACAGAGAGCTCCCTGCAGGAGCACGTAGCAGGGGAGCATGCAGACACCTCGACCGAGGTG ATATGCCCCATCTGTGCAGCGCTGCCTGGCGGAGACCCCAACCATGTGACAGACGACTTTGCTGCTCATCTCACACTGGAACACAGAGCTCCCAGAGACCTG GATGAGTCCAGCGGGGTGCGTCATGTGAGGAGGATGTTCCACcctgggagggggctgggggggcagcgGGCTCGTAGGTCCAACATGCACttcaccagcaccaccaccggGGGGCTCTCCAACACCCAGAACTCCTCGCAGAGCTCCAACTACAACAGAGAGGCCATGGACCCCATAGCAG agctcCTGTCCCAGCTGTCGGGGGTGCGGCGCTCCGCGGGGGGCCAGGTGAGCTCGGGGCCGTCGGCCTCgcagctgcagcagctccaGATGCAGCTGCAGCTTGAGCGTCAGCAGGCCCAGGCTGCCCGGCAGCAGCTGGACACGGCCCGCGGAGCCCCCCGCAGCGCCCCTGCCCGCGCCGCCCTGGGCACCGCCAACAGCAACGCCAGCCCCaacccctgccccccgcccGGCCCCCACCCCGGCACGCAcgagcacaacacacacgccgGGCACAACTTCCTCCTCAACAG GCTGAGTGAGCCCAGGCTGTCGGAGGTGGACCTGCAGGAGTGTGAGTCTGGCTGGGCGGACCGCGGCCTGTTTGTGACAGAGCTGCTGCTGTCCACACTGCTGCTGGACCACAACGCCCCAGCAGCCCATCACCGCGCCGGCCCTCTTCGGGGCTTCGCCGACTTCGGGGCCATGGGCTGCCTGGATGTCATGACCCTGGAGGTGGCGCTGGAGAACCTCAACCTCAGAGAAGCAACGGCGAACGCCGTGAAGAAGcagccccccccgccgcccccacgCTGA
- the LOC136932976 gene encoding E3 ubiquitin-protein ligase KCMF1-like isoform X2, with amino-acid sequence MQCILTRVDFDLYYGGEALSVEQPQAYTCPYCGRMGHTESSLQEHVAGEHADTSTEVICPICAALPGGDPNHVTDDFAAHLTLEHRAPRDLDESSGVRHVRRMFHPGRGLGGQRARRSNMHFTSTTTGGLSNTQNSSQSSNYNREAMDPIAELLSQLSGVRRSAGGQVSSGPSASQLQQLQMQLQLERQQAQAARQQLDTARGAPRSAPARAALGTANSNASPNPCPPPGPHPGTHEHNTHAGHNFLLNRLSEPRLSEVDLQECESGWADRGLFVTELLLSTLLLDHNAPAAHHRAGPLRGFADFGAMGCLDVMTLEVALENLNLREATANAVKKQPPPPPPR; translated from the exons ATGCAGTGCATACTGACCAGGGTCGACTTCG acctgtactATGGAGGGGAGGCCCTGTCTGTGGAGCAGCCCCAGGCCTACACCTGCCCGTACTGTGGCAGGATGGGCCACACAGAGAGCTCCCTGCAGGAGCACGTAGCAGGGGAGCATGCAGACACCTCGACCGAGGTG ATATGCCCCATCTGTGCAGCGCTGCCTGGCGGAGACCCCAACCATGTGACAGACGACTTTGCTGCTCATCTCACACTGGAACACAGAGCTCCCAGAGACCTG GATGAGTCCAGCGGGGTGCGTCATGTGAGGAGGATGTTCCACcctgggagggggctgggggggcagcgGGCTCGTAGGTCCAACATGCACttcaccagcaccaccaccggGGGGCTCTCCAACACCCAGAACTCCTCGCAGAGCTCCAACTACAACAGAGAGGCCATGGACCCCATAGCAG agctcCTGTCCCAGCTGTCGGGGGTGCGGCGCTCCGCGGGGGGCCAGGTGAGCTCGGGGCCGTCGGCCTCgcagctgcagcagctccaGATGCAGCTGCAGCTTGAGCGTCAGCAGGCCCAGGCTGCCCGGCAGCAGCTGGACACGGCCCGCGGAGCCCCCCGCAGCGCCCCTGCCCGCGCCGCCCTGGGCACCGCCAACAGCAACGCCAGCCCCaacccctgccccccgcccGGCCCCCACCCCGGCACGCAcgagcacaacacacacgccgGGCACAACTTCCTCCTCAACAG GCTGAGTGAGCCCAGGCTGTCGGAGGTGGACCTGCAGGAGTGTGAGTCTGGCTGGGCGGACCGCGGCCTGTTTGTGACAGAGCTGCTGCTGTCCACACTGCTGCTGGACCACAACGCCCCAGCAGCCCATCACCGCGCCGGCCCTCTTCGGGGCTTCGCCGACTTCGGGGCCATGGGCTGCCTGGATGTCATGACCCTGGAGGTGGCGCTGGAGAACCTCAACCTCAGAGAAGCAACGGCGAACGCCGTGAAGAAGcagccccccccgccgcccccacgCTGA
- the slc20a2 gene encoding sodium-dependent phosphate transporter 2 produces MDLEPYLWMVILGFIIAFILAFSVGANDVANSFGTAVGSGVVTLRQACVLASIFETLGSMLLGAKVGETIRTGIIDVQLYNETVPVLMAGEVSAMVGSAAWQLIASFLKLPISGTHCIVGSTIGFSLVAIGTKGVHWMQLVKIVASWFISPLLSGLMSGLLFFLIRHFILSKEDPVPNGLRALPLFYATTIGINAFSILYTGAPLLGLEMLPIWAIFLITLAGALVCAAVVWFLVCPWMRRKIASRLKKEQALSRISDESLDKIPEEEEESPVFKELPGAGGPDEAVVPLTSRASPDSSGELSSQANGASVLPNGRFYGRTHSMTNGCLKSPVANGSFTFDGHMRSDGQVYHTVHKDSGLYKDLLHKIHLGRLDDDRSTPAPDNNYRVLRRNNSYTCYTAAICGMPVQPLVRSESREAREAREDSEKLVGEGGRERGSSVSYTKKRVRYDSYSSYCNAVAEAEIEAEEGGVEVKLAGEEGCEEGAAPGALDVCVEEEKEEKDKAEVFLLFHFLQILTACFGSFAHGGNDVSNAIGPLVALWMIYDQGGVMQDAATPIWLLFYGGVGICAGLWVWGRRVIQTMGKDLTPITPSSGFTIELASALTVVLASNVGIPVSTTHCKVGSVVAVGWIRSQRAVDWRLFRNIFLAWFVTVPLAGLFSAAVMALFVYGILPFV; encoded by the exons ATGGACCTGGAGCCGTACTTGTGGATGGTGATCCTGGGCTTCATCATCGCCTTCATCCTGGCCTTCTCTGTGGGCGCCAACGACGTGGCCAACTCGTTTGGGACGGCGGTGGGCTCGGGGGTGGTCACCCTGCGCCAGGCCTGCGTCCTGGCCTCCATCTTTGAGACGCTGGGCTCCATGCTGCTGGGGGCCAAGGTGGGCGAAACCATCCGGACGGGCATCATCGACGTCCAGCTGTACAACGAGACGGTGCCTGTGCTCATGGCCGGGGAGGTCAGCGCCATGGTGG GTTCGGCCGCATGGCAGCTTATCGCCTCGTTCCTCAAGCTTCCCATCTCTGGAACGCACTGCATCGTGGGCTCCACCATTGGCTTCTCCTTGGTGGCTATAGGCACCAAGGGGGTTCACTGGATGCAGCTGGTGAAAATTG ttGCATCGTGGTTCATCTCCCCCCTGCTGTCTGGCCTGATGTCTGGCCTGCTGTTCTTCCTCATCCGGCACTTTATCCTCAGCAAG GAGGACCCGGTCCCTAATGGTCTGCGAGCACTGCCACTCTTCTACGCCACCACCATCGGCATCAACGCCTTCTCCATCCTCTACACCGGGGCGCCCC ttCTGGGCTTGGAAATGCTACCTATCTGGGCCATCTTCCTGATCACTCTGGCGGGAGCGCTGGTGTGCGCCGCGGTCGTCTGGTTCCTGGTCTGTCCCTGGATGAGACGCAAGATAGCAA GCCGTCTGAAGAAGGAGCAGGCCCTGTCCAGGATCTCAGACGAGAGCTTGGACAAgatcccagaggaggaggaggagtctccGGTCTTCAAGGAACTTCCGGGGGCCGGGGGCCCCGACGAGGCGGTGGTCCCCCTCACCAGCCGGGCCTCCCCAGACTCCAGTGGGGAGCTGAGCAGCCAGGCTAACGGAGCCAGCGTCCTGCCCAACGGAAGGTTCTATG GTCGGACCCACTCCATGACTAACGGCTGTCTGAAGTCTCCGGTCGCCAACGGCAGCTTCACCTTCGACGGGCACATGCGAAGCGACGGCCAGGTGTACCACACGGTGCACAAGGACTCGGGCCTCTACAAAGACCTGCTGCACAAGATCCACCTGGGGCGCCTGGATGACGACCgctccacccccgcccccgACAACAACTACCGCGTCCTGCGCCGCAACAACAGCTACACCTGCTACACTGCCGCCATCTGCGGCATGCCGGTGCAGCCGCTGGTCCGCTCGGAGTCCCGGGAGGCGCGGGAGGCGCGGGAGGACAGTGAGaagctggtgggggagggggggcgcgaGAGGGGCAGCAGCGTGTCATACACTAAGAAGCGCGTGCGCTACGACAGCTACTCATCCTACTGCAACGCGGTGGCAGAGGCGGAGATCGAGGCGGAGGAGGGCGGCGTGGAGGTCAAGCTGGCCGGGGAGGAGGGGTGCGAGGAGGGGGCGGCCCCGGGGGcactggacgtgtgtgtggaggaggagaaggaggagaaggataaGGCCGAGgtgttcctcctcttccacttccTGCAGATCCTCACAGCCTGCTTCGGCTCTTTCGCTCACGGAGGAAACGATGTCAG cAATGCCATCGGCCCCCTGGTGGCGCTGTGGATGATCTACGACCAGGGGGGCGTGATGCAGGACGCAGCCACGCCCATCTGGCTGCTGTTCTATGGAGGCGTGGGGATCTGTGCGGGGCTCTGGGTGTGGGGCCGTCGCGTCATCCAGACCATGGGCAAGgacctcacccccatcaccccctcaaG TGGGTTCACTATAGAGCTGGCCTCTGCTCTCACTGTGGTACTCGCTTCCAATGTGGGAATTCCCGTCAGTACCACCCACTGCAAG gtgggcTCCGTGGTCGCCGTGGGGTGGATCCGCTCTCAGAGGGCGGTGGACTGGAGGCTCTTCAGGAACATCTTCCTGGCCTGGTTCGTCACCGTGCCGCTGGCCGGCCTGTTCAGCGCTGCCGTCATGGCCCTGTTCGTGTACGGCATCTTGCCCttcgtctga